One genomic segment of Syntrophorhabdales bacterium includes these proteins:
- a CDS encoding cupin domain-containing protein translates to MDKHDPAHWYNRTREEIRTRGAIFNINEGIDIDNGNGCVTRLIGWPGVGTRMVSFHLLIHKPGGAYAMHSHPISEESVTCIRGKGEVNFGSGWVKIEAGNLIFAPIGCVHATRNDPDSKEDFVILSYVCPSPLEWYQEMGLMVKGEFNTNQIDLLMLNSLTDNIPTKCVMKENELGEAERAEVKGYAEVAKSGGVFNMYRGAPFRGYGGLMKFIIWPGVGAKNCGLHHAHHKPGVAFKPHVHPISEDAILIWDGAGMGYLESRWIEVSEGDIIYAPATVRHGTGCRKDQPKMMHAAGCASPPQFDLYEQAGYLKEGKFTDFPIARGDVGE, encoded by the coding sequence CTGGTACAACAGGACACGAGAGGAAATCCGCACCCGGGGAGCAATATTCAACATCAACGAGGGAATCGACATCGACAACGGGAACGGCTGCGTAACGAGACTCATAGGATGGCCGGGAGTAGGCACGCGCATGGTCTCCTTTCACCTGTTGATCCACAAGCCAGGAGGCGCTTATGCCATGCATAGCCATCCGATCTCAGAGGAGAGCGTCACGTGCATTCGCGGCAAAGGTGAAGTGAACTTCGGCTCGGGATGGGTCAAGATTGAGGCAGGCAATCTGATATTTGCACCCATCGGCTGTGTCCACGCAACACGCAATGATCCCGATTCCAAGGAGGACTTTGTCATTCTCTCTTACGTCTGCCCCTCGCCCCTGGAGTGGTACCAGGAAATGGGGCTGATGGTGAAAGGGGAGTTCAACACGAACCAGATCGATCTCCTCATGCTCAATAGCCTGACCGATAATATCCCGACAAAATGCGTCATGAAGGAGAATGAGCTTGGGGAAGCCGAGCGAGCCGAGGTAAAAGGCTACGCGGAAGTTGCCAAGAGCGGAGGCGTATTCAACATGTACCGCGGCGCGCCCTTCAGAGGCTACGGTGGTCTCATGAAGTTCATTATATGGCCGGGCGTCGGCGCAAAGAATTGCGGACTCCATCATGCACATCATAAACCGGGCGTGGCGTTCAAGCCGCACGTGCACCCGATCTCAGAAGACGCTATTCTGATCTGGGACGGCGCGGGTATGGGCTATCTCGAAAGCCGCTGGATTGAAGTTTCCGAGGGAGATATCATTTACGCCCCGGCAACCGTCAGACATGGCACCGGATGCCGCAAGGATCAGCCCAAGATGATGCACGCAGCAGGCTGCGCTTCACCGCCCCAGTTCGATCTCTACGAGCAGGCGGGCTATTTGAAAGAAGGAAAATTCACTGACTTCCCGATTGCTAGGGGCGATGTTGGTGAATGA
- a CDS encoding ABC transporter ATP-binding protein — MSLLEVSKITKFFGGLRALYDISFSLEQGEILGLIGPNGAGKTTLFNIIAGTFPPTSGSVMLDREDITSKGARVICHGGISRTYQLVRPFSSLTVYENVLVGSYFGNREKQQKARSVEEEGMELLALTGLLQKANTPAKNLTLVARKQLEIARALATHPKVLLLDEAISGLNPAETETVMNLIRQIRDRGTTVFMIEHIMKAVMGLSDRILVLNFGELIAQGTPDQITKNSAVIEAYLGTEGNVAEA; from the coding sequence ATGAGCCTTCTCGAGGTTAGCAAGATCACAAAATTTTTCGGTGGTCTGAGGGCGCTCTATGACATTTCCTTCAGTCTCGAGCAAGGAGAAATTCTCGGCCTGATCGGCCCTAATGGAGCGGGTAAAACGACGCTTTTCAATATCATCGCCGGCACCTTCCCTCCCACTTCGGGATCGGTCATGCTCGATCGCGAGGATATCACCTCGAAGGGAGCGCGTGTGATATGTCACGGGGGTATCTCGAGGACGTACCAGCTTGTCCGCCCTTTTTCAAGCCTCACGGTCTATGAGAACGTGCTGGTGGGCAGTTATTTTGGAAATAGAGAAAAACAACAGAAAGCGCGTTCAGTCGAAGAGGAAGGCATGGAGTTGCTGGCGTTGACGGGGCTGCTCCAGAAGGCTAATACTCCGGCAAAGAATTTGACGCTGGTGGCAAGGAAGCAACTGGAAATAGCAAGGGCGCTCGCAACCCATCCCAAGGTTTTGCTGCTCGATGAGGCAATTTCAGGACTAAATCCGGCAGAAACTGAAACAGTGATGAATCTCATCCGCCAGATCAGAGATCGCGGAACCACTGTCTTTATGATCGAGCATATCATGAAAGCGGTGATGGGACTTTCCGACCGCATTCTTGTACTCAATTTTGGAGAGTTAATAGCCCAAGGCACACCAGATCAGATCACAAAGAACAGCGCTGTCATTGAAGCATATCTTGGAACAGAAGGAAATGTCGCAGAGGCTTAA
- a CDS encoding ABC transporter ATP-binding protein yields the protein MLKIESISAQYGDIKILWDASLEISSKEMVTMVGSNGSGKTTLINTIMGMMHPASGRIEFLGTPIHQLPPHKIVERGISLIPEGRKLFPEMTVVENLELGAYFPNARKKISETLRWVFELFPRLQERKTQLAGTLSGGEQQMVTVGRGLMSLPQLLLIDEPSMGLAPIVVAELFRTIRKINDEGMTVFLVEQNARQAMEISDRTYVLENGRIVREGKSKDLLKDDNIRKAYLGL from the coding sequence ATGCTTAAGATCGAATCAATCTCAGCCCAGTATGGAGACATTAAAATCCTGTGGGACGCATCTCTTGAGATTTCCTCAAAAGAGATGGTGACCATGGTCGGTTCGAACGGATCAGGCAAGACAACGCTGATAAACACCATCATGGGCATGATGCATCCGGCTTCCGGCCGCATAGAGTTTCTCGGTACACCGATACACCAGTTGCCACCGCATAAGATTGTGGAGAGGGGGATCAGCCTGATTCCGGAAGGAAGAAAGCTTTTCCCGGAGATGACCGTCGTGGAGAATCTTGAACTCGGAGCCTACTTTCCGAACGCGAGGAAGAAAATTTCCGAGACGCTCCGCTGGGTATTTGAACTCTTCCCGAGATTGCAGGAGAGAAAGACTCAGTTGGCGGGAACGCTGAGCGGTGGCGAGCAGCAGATGGTGACGGTCGGGCGCGGGCTCATGTCATTGCCGCAACTCCTTCTCATTGACGAACCATCCATGGGGCTGGCGCCGATCGTGGTCGCCGAGCTGTTTCGCACGATACGCAAGATTAACGATGAGGGGATGACGGTTTTTCTCGTGGAACAGAATGCTCGTCAGGCCATGGAGATTTCCGATCGGACCTACGTATTGGAGAATGGCCGGATCGTGCGCGAAGGGAAGAGTAAAGACC